In one Misgurnus anguillicaudatus chromosome 1, ASM2758022v2, whole genome shotgun sequence genomic region, the following are encoded:
- the LOC141365702 gene encoding pyridine nucleotide-disulfide oxidoreductase domain-containing protein 1-like: MWPVYVQLTNGKTYGCDFIVSATGVVPNTDPFLHGNNVKIHFHYKSGLFKSLSLIFTVVLLGKFNAQGLGQDHELLLRCTKGQEYVKVVLSGGRMVGAVLIGDTDLEETFENLILNQMDLSRYGEHLLDPNIDIEDYFD; the protein is encoded by the exons ATGTGGCCGGTTTATGTTCAGCTAACCAATGGGAAGACTTACGGTTGTGATTTCATTGTCAGCGCCACAGGCGTGGTGCCAAACACTGATCCATTTCTTCATGGCAACAATGTAAAAATTCATTTTCATTACAAATCTGGCTTATTTAAATCTCTGTCTCTCATATTCACG GTGGTTTTGCTGGGAAAGTTTAATGCACAGGGATTGGGTCAGGACCATGAGCTTCTTCTTCGCTGTACTAAAGGTCAGGAGTATGTGAAGGTGGTTCTGTCTGGAGGCCGAATGGTTGGGGCCGTCCTTATTGGAGATACTGATCTAGAAGAAACCTTTGAGAACCTCATTCTCAACCAAATGGACTTGTCCCGATATGGCGAACATCTGCTTGACCCTAATATTGACATTGAAGATTACTTTGACTGA
- the LOC129432082 gene encoding protein mono-ADP-ribosyltransferase PARP11-like, with protein sequence MESKDQSDIQWYWFYMERGAWHMVEDEPVIFMSSADLERYYTRNPYGVVNITTAGGPVKIDFAKKIQVNLTTGQTRQIERCFTIKNSCRCKCDTVSTSPPAHWENADPKEPYRAFIVKKESSEYQMIESFVKDVGLLQQTIVSIIRIQNVDLWELYCRKKIQLMRIKGESEIEEQKLFHGTSSNNLHSICTFNFNCRLPQSKRRRHTYGNGLL encoded by the exons ATGGAAAGTAAGGATCAATCTGATATACAGTGGTACTGGTTTTACATGGAGCGGGGTGCCTGGCACATGGTTGAG gATGAGCCAGTCATTTTCATGTCCAGTGCTGATCTAGAGAGATATTACACCAGAAACCCATATGGGGTTGTAAACATAACCACCGCAGGAGGGCCAGTTAAGATCGATTTTGCAA AAAAAATCCAGGTCAACTTAACAACTGGGCAAACAAGGCAAATTGAACGCTGTTTTACGATTAAGAATAGCTGCAG ATGCAAATGTGATACTGTTTCAACATCTCCACCCGCTCACTGGGAAAACGCTGATCCCAAGGAACCTTATCGG GCATTTATTGTGAAAAAAGAAAGCAGTGAATATCAGATGATTGAGAGTTTTGTCAAGGATGTTGGCCTACTGCAGCAaaccattgtttccataatcaGAATACAGAATGTGGACCTTTGGGAATTGTACTGCAG gaaaaaaatccagttgATGAGGATTAAAGGAGAGTCAGAAATTGAAGAGCAAAAGCTGTTTCATGGCACGAGCTCAAACAACCTTCACTCCATTTgcacatttaattttaactgcAGACTACCACAAAGTAAAAGAAGGAGACACACATATGGCAATGGTTTGTTGTGA